The Sphingobacteriales bacterium DNA segment TTGCCTTTGGCGGCGAGTTGTTGCAGGTTTTTCTCAATTTGCTCGCGTGCCTTTTCGAGGGCGGCGGCGGCACTGTCGTATATCCGCACCTGCGCCCCGTGCTGGGCGGCAATCTGCGCAATACCGCTCCCCATGGAGCCACTGCCGACCACCCCCAATATAAGCGTCTGATTCATAAGTATATAAAAAATAAATCGCTGATTAAAAATACAAAGATATGTTTTTTTGAAGCAATTATCCGCTTTTTGAAGCATAAATGAAGTAAAAACACAACTTATAAAAGAGACTTCTTCATTTTAATATTGCCACAAAAACAATAATTTCGTCTTTGGCTGTTGTACCTTTGCCGGAATATGAGCAAATTTTCAATAGAAGCACGCTGCACGCACAGCAAAGCCCGCGCTGCTACCTTGCACACGGCACACGGCATCATACAAACACCTATTTTTATGCCCGTAGGTACGGCGGGTACCGTAAAAGCCGTTCATTTTGCCGAATTAGAAACAGTGGTGCAGGCGCAAATTATTTTGGGCAATACCTATCATCTGTATTTGCGACCGGGTACGGCGACTTTGCAGGAGGCGGGCGGTTTGCACCGTTTCAATTCGTGGGGCAAGCCCATACTCACCGACAGTGGCGGCTATCAGGTGTATTCCTTGACGCAAATCCGAAAAATCAACGAAGAAGGCGTTAAGTTTCAGTCGCATATTGACGGCTCTTACCATTTATTTACGCCCGAAAGCGTGATGGATATTCAAAGGCAAATCGGGGCAGATATTATAATGGCTTTTGATGAATGTACGCCCTACCCTTGCGAGTACGGCTATGCGAATCAGTCTTTGCAGCGCACCCACCGCTGGCTGTTGCGCTGTATTCAGCAATTTAATGCTACTCCCCCCTTGTACGGCTACGAGCAAATGTTGTTTCCCATCGTGCAGGGCAGCGTTTACCGCGATTTGCGGGTGCAGTCGGCGGAGTTTGTGGCGGCGCAGGAGCAGGCGGGCAATGCCATTGGCGGCTTGGCTGTAGGCGAACCCGCCGAAATAATGTACGAAATGACCGATTTGGTGACAGATATTTTGCCCGCCGACAAGCCGCGCTACTTGATGGGCGTAGGCACGCCGGTGAATATTTTGGAAAGCATCGCTTTAGGCGTGGATATGTTTGATTGTGTGATGCCCACCCGCAACGCCCGCAACGGCTGGCTTTTTACTTCGCAGGGCATTATCAATATCAAAAATCAAAAATGGAAAAACGACTTTTCGTCCATCGATGCCGACAGCCCTTCGGCGGTGAGCCGCCAACACAGCAAAGCCTACCTGCGCCATCTGATTATCTCCAAAGAAATTCTAGGAGCGCAAATTGCCACGTTGCAAAACCTGAGTTTTTATCTAAATTTGGTAAAAGAAGCCCGCGAACATATCATCGGCGGCGATTTCGCAACTTGGAAAAATGCCACTTTAGCCCGCATTATGCAACGTTTGTAAATTATTTTTTCATCAATAATAATAATTTTTAATAAAAAACACTCATCACATCAAAGCACTGATTATCAGTATTTTACAATACAAAAAAGCAATAAACACGCGCTTCATTTCCCGATTTTCCGATGCAGCGGTACATTTTTTTTTGCCTTTTTTTGTTATTTTAAAATAAATCATATTTCTTTGCGTTTCTTAAATAAAGAAAAACCTTTTTTGCATCAGCAATAATTAATGGTTCCATCTTATTGCTTTCGTCCTTTTATTACCGAGTAATTCATTTTTAGTAAAAACCAAAAATCAATTATTTTTCAACAACATGCAAAAAACGCGCTTTGCTATACGCCTTTTTCTATTAGTACATTTATTATTTTATTTTCAGAAAATATCCTTCGGTAGCAATACCTATCTTCATACAGCAAGCATTGTAAAAAACTATACTGTTCAGCATTTTGAGCAGGATATTTATGCTTTGTATGAAAGAATGTCGCTGAAAAAAGCTGGCTTGCACTACAATGCCTTCCGTTCCGCTTTGATTGGCTATTATAATATGGTAGCAGAAGGCAAAGTAGGCAATAAAAATATTATCTCTATCGCCAACTTTGAGCAGCCTTCTTCTGCCAAACGCTTGTATGTGATTGATTTGAAAAATGAAAAATTGCTCTATAAAAGTTTGTGCGCACACGGTCAAAAAACGGGCGACAACTATGCAGAGTGGTTTTCCAACACTCCCAATTCGCACAAGAGCAGCTTAGGTTTTTATACCACCGCCGAAACTTATAGCGGCGAACACGGTTATTCGTTGCGCTTCGACGGCATA contains these protein-coding regions:
- the tgt gene encoding tRNA guanosine(34) transglycosylase Tgt, with the protein product MSKFSIEARCTHSKARAATLHTAHGIIQTPIFMPVGTAGTVKAVHFAELETVVQAQIILGNTYHLYLRPGTATLQEAGGLHRFNSWGKPILTDSGGYQVYSLTQIRKINEEGVKFQSHIDGSYHLFTPESVMDIQRQIGADIIMAFDECTPYPCEYGYANQSLQRTHRWLLRCIQQFNATPPLYGYEQMLFPIVQGSVYRDLRVQSAEFVAAQEQAGNAIGGLAVGEPAEIMYEMTDLVTDILPADKPRYLMGVGTPVNILESIALGVDMFDCVMPTRNARNGWLFTSQGIINIKNQKWKNDFSSIDADSPSAVSRQHSKAYLRHLIISKEILGAQIATLQNLSFYLNLVKEAREHIIGGDFATWKNATLARIMQRL
- a CDS encoding murein L,D-transpeptidase catalytic domain family protein; amino-acid sequence: MQKTRFAIRLFLLVHLLFYFQKISFGSNTYLHTASIVKNYTVQHFEQDIYALYERMSLKKAGLHYNAFRSALIGYYNMVAEGKVGNKNIISIANFEQPSSAKRLYVIDLKNEKLLYKSLCAHGQKTGDNYAEWFSNTPNSHKSSLGFYTTAETYSGEHGYSLRFDGIETEFNTNARDRAIVMHAADYVSENFVKQHGRLGRSHGCPAVSPTDSKPIINTIKGGTCFFIYKDASEYTQKSRYLNLGKAAQTYLQAGV